Proteins from one Rhineura floridana isolate rRhiFlo1 chromosome 16, rRhiFlo1.hap2, whole genome shotgun sequence genomic window:
- the PSMD10 gene encoding 26S proteasome non-ATPase regulatory subunit 10 — translation MEGGSVSNVEACNLAYAGRLGELKERLAANRTLATRADQDNRTPLHWACSAGHTDIVDFLLTLGVPVNNKDDAGWSPLHIAASAGRDEIVKALIRKAAQVNAVNQNGCTPLHYAASKNKQEIAVMLLENGANPDAKDHLESTPLHRAASKGNLKMIQILLKHKASANLQDSEGNTALHLACDEERVDEAKLLVSHGASIYIENKEEKTPLQVAKGGLGSILRRLVEG, via the exons ATGGAGGGCGGGTCTGTGTCCAACGTGGAGGCTTGTAACTTGGCCTACGCGGGGCGCCTGGGGGAACTGAAGGAGCGGCTGGCTGCCAACCGGACCTTGGCAACGCGCGCGGACCAG GATAACAGGACACCCCTACACTGGGCATGTTCAGCTGGACATACAGACATTGTTGACTTCTTACTAACCCTGGGAGTGCCTGTTAACAACAAAGACGAT GCTGGCTGGAGTCCTCTGCATATCGCTGCTTCTGCTGGCCGAGATGAAATTGTGAAGGCTCTCATTAGGAAAGCTGCTCAGGTGAATGCTGTCAATCAAAATGGCTGCACACCTCTGCATTATGCAGCATCCAAAAATAAGCAGGAG ATTGCAGTGATGCTGCTGGAGAATGGAGCTAATCCAGATGCAAAGGATCACTTGGAATCTACTCCATTACACAGAGCAGCCTCCAAAGGAAACCTGAAAATGATACAGATCCTTTTGAAGCACAAAGCTTCTGCCAATCTACAAGATTCAGAGGGAAACACAGCTCT CCATTTAGCCTGTGATGAAGAGAGAGTAGATGAAGCTAAACTACTGGTGTCGCACGGGGCAAGTATATATATTGAGAACAAAGAAGAGAAGACCCCACTGCAAGTCGCGAAAGGTGGCCTGGGATCCATACTTAGGAGGCTAGTTGAAGGCTAG